The genomic interval ACTCTGCCGGGGAGGAGCGTGCGCGCGGCGAGCGCCGCGCCGTACCACGGGCCGGCGCTCTCCACGAAACTGAACGCGGTCGCCGCGTTCGACTTCAGGCTCTTGAGCACGCTTTGGCCCGCGTCGAGGAGGCCCCGCCGGTGGTCGTGGCGCTCCCGCGCCGCCCCGGCGTCCGGGACGGGCCGGTCGGTGATGCGGTGCTGGGCGTCCACAATGGGCGGACACGCGTCCCCGGCGGCGTCCGCGTCGTACCCCTGGTAGCGCATCGGAATCCCGAAGAACCCCGCGTAGCCGTAGGTGTCGTACGCGCCCACGGCTTCGACGTGCCGCCGGATGATTTCGGAGCGCGTGTCGATGCAGAACACGAACTGCGCGTCCGGCCGCCCGCGCTCGCCGGATTCGCCGTCCGCGGATTCGTCGGGGTCGGACACCGCGCTGAGGAGGCGCTCGCGGTGGCTTTCCTCCCACGCGGTCAGCCAGAGTTCGGGGAGCGGAACCCCCGCATCCGCGCCGGTGTCTTCGGTGTCGTCGGGGCGGAGCGGGGCGTCGAGGCGTTCCGCGAGCAGGAGGCGCACCGCGAGGTACTCGGTCAGCGAGATTGGGTGGGTGGCCTGCCAGGGGTCTGCGTCGTCGCCCGCGCGTTGCTTGATGAAGCCCGTCCAGCCGGGGAGCGCGGCGAGCTGGTGTTCGAATATCGTCTCCCACTCTCCCTGCGGATACGCGGAGAGCACGCTCTCAAGCGCGTCTACGGGGGTCTCCGGGAGGTCGGACGGCCGGTCGCAGTCCGGTATCTCGGAGTCGTGGGGAGCCATCTCGCGCCACGCCGCGTAGAACCCGGCGTCCCGGTTCGGCATCGACCACTTCGCCTGCCCCTGGTCGAGGAAGGCGGTCAGCCACTTCGACAGCACGCGGTCGACCGCGTCCGCGGCGTCCGTCTCGGAGCGCGCGCCGGCGTCCGCGGTACCGTCCGCGTCCGCTGCCATCTCGTCGAGCAGGGCGTCCGGCTCCCGAGTGATACCGTGGTCGTCGAGCACGCTCGCCAGCACGCCGGGGTCGATTCGGTCGGCCTCCCAGGCCCGCCGGAATATCTCGGGCGCGGGGTAGCCGCGGCCGCCGAACAACTGTTCGGCCTCCGCGACGGCCTCGTGGAACGGCCGGTCTTCGAACCCGGAGAGGGGGTTCGCGGTGACGAACGAGTGGAGCGGCCAGACCGCACCGACGTTCTCCGCCGCGCGCTCGATACTGCTCGCGAGGTAGTGGGATTCACGCGTCATTGTAGTTCTCCGCGGTGGTGAGTTCGGTTTCGGGGGCCGGCTGTGAGAGGTTCAGGAGGGCGACGTAGAGCCGCGTGCTCGATTCGTGCCAGCCGCGTTCGACCGCGAGGTACGCGGCGAGGAAGGCGGCGGCGACGATGCCGTGCACGGCCGAGAGGTCGGTGGGCGCGTGCGTCATCGGCACGCCCGCGAGTACGGTCGCGACGGCGGTGAACAGCACGCCGTAGACGGCGACGGGGACGACGACGATGACAGGGAGGACGACGAGCGCCGCGCCCGGGGAGAGGTTCGCGCGTTCGAGCGCGTCGCGGGCCGCGTGGAGCGCCGTCAGGGCGACGAGGCCGGCGAGGACGAGCCCGGAGTCCGGTTCCGTCCCCTTCCCGGTGAGCGCGACGAACACCGCGCCGCCGACCACCGCGGCCCCGAGGCCGACGACGAGCGACGGGAGCGACGCGCCGCTCCGGGAGTGCTCGACGGGCGCGGTCTGTTCGACCGCGCTCCCGGAGGAGAGGAACAGGTAGGCCTTGTAGAAGCCGTGGAGGATGAGGTGGGTGATGGCGGCGGCGAAGAACCCGAGGCCGCACTGAAGTATCATAAAGCCCATCTGGGCGACGGTGGAGCCGCCGAGCCGGCGCTTCACGTCCGGGCGGACGAGCAGGAGCGCCTGTCCGACGAGGGCGCTCGCGGCCCCGACGACGACGAGCACCGCCATCGCGGTCGGGATGTCGGCGAACACGGGCGCGAAGCGCGCGAGGAGGATGCCGCCGGCGTTGACGAACCCGGCGTGCATCAGCGCGGACGCGGGCGTCGGCGCGGTCATCGAGGACAGCAGCCAGTCGTGGAAGGGGAACAGCGCGGACTGAATCATCGCCGCGAGGAAGAGGCCCAGGATGGCGAGCCAGGCGACTTCGGGCGAGAGCGTGCCGGCGTGTGCGAGAATCCCCGAAATCGTGGTCGTTCCGGTCGCCCACGCGAGGAGCGCGAGCGCGCCGGCGAGCGCGCCGCCGCTCGCGAGGAAGTACCGCCGCGTGAGCGTCTCGGCGGCCTGCGCCTGCTCCCAGCCGCGGGCGTGCCCGATGAGTTCGGCCATCGTCAGTCCCATCGCGACCCACGCGGCGGCGAACAGCGCGACGTGGTCGGCGGCGGCGACGACCATCACCGCGAGCGTGAAGCCGAACGTCAGCGCGAAGAGCCGGTCGATGGCGGCGTCCCCGGCCATGTACCGCCGGGAGTAGGAGTGAACGATGCCGCTGAAGAACGCGACGGCGACCCAGACAACCGCGGTCAGGCCGTCCACGGCGACGACTCCCGGAACCCGCCACGCGGCACCGTTCGCGACCGAGATGGCGGCCGTCGCCAGGCTGAGCGCGAACAGCGTCCAGACGGCGGCGGTCGTCGCTCGCGCCACCCCCGAAGCGGACGGCGTCGTCTCCGGGAGCTGTACCGAGTCGTTCGCGCGTGAGTGTCCGGTCATCGTTCGAGTTCCCGCCGCACGGGCCGACACCCCCGCAATTCCAGGTGAGTCGTGAGCGAACTGGCCCGCCTTACCCAACTATACGAACAGACTGGTTATTATAGGCTTTGGTACGACCAAATTGTTCCCTTGGGATTGGGGCGATAACAGGATGTTCGATAATGAAGGAGTGGGGTTACTCGTCGCTCGCCGCGCGCTCCCGGGTGAGGTCGTCGAACGGCGTCGTCTCGTGACTCCGCACGAGCACCTCGTCCGAGACGGTCAACTCCATGTCGAGGAGGGCGTTCGCGACCGTCGTGATGTCCTCGTCGGTCTCCCCGACGACCGTCACGAGCAGGTTCTCCTCGCCCGTGACCAACTCCTGCACCGACACGACGCCCGGAATGTCGAGAATGTCCTGGATGCGCTCGCCGCGCTTCGGAATCGGGGCCGTGCAGAACAGGAGCATCCGGAGCGGATACCCCGACTTCTGGTAGTCCACGTTCGCGCTGTACCCCTTGATGACGCCCTCGGATTCGAGGCGCTGGATGCGCTTTCGCACCGTGCTCGACGACGCGTCAGTACGGTCGGCGATTTCGGCGGACGAGAGGTTGCGAGCGTCCTCCTGGAGCGCGTAGATGATCTCTCGGTCGATATCGTCGAGCTCGTACTCGGTCATGCGCTCCGTTTACCCCCGCGCGCATAAGGCGCTTCGCCTGCCCACGGCCGTCCCGGTCGCGCGGCCGTCTCAGTGCGTGACGCGGCGCTGGACGCGCCCCGCGAGGTCGGGATGTCGCTCGCGGAGCACCGATGGGTCGCGCTCGCCGTCCACGTTGACCACGTGCAGTTCGCCGCGCTCGCCGTCGTAGGCGTCCTGGAAGTCGTAGACGACGCCCGCGACGGTCGTGCCGTCCGGCACGTCCTCGCTCTCGCGGAGCGCGCGCACCTGCCGGTCGACGTTGCACTCCACGAGGTCGTTCACCGTGTCCGCGCGCCCGCGGCCGTCCGGCAGGCGCTCGATGCAGGGTTCGAGTTCGGGCCGCAGGAGGCCGATGCAGTGTCGGATACCGGGCGGTTCGCTGACGACATCGGTCGTGATGGCGTCGTAGGTGGCGGTGACCGCGCCGCACCCCGAGTGCCCGACGACGACGGCGAGATCGGTGCCGGCGTGTTCGAGCGGGTAGAGCACGTCCCCGGAGACGACCGTGCCCGCGCCGGTGCGCTGGACGACCCGGTTCCCGATGTTCGAACACGTGAACACGCGGCCCGGTCGGTCGTTCCCCCACATGTGGTCTTGGAGGACGCGGGAGTCCGAACAACAGACCGTCACCGCCTCGGGACGCTGCACGTCCTGCACGTCGTCGAACCGGTCGCGGAACGCGGCGACGTGCCCGTCGTTCCCGGCGAGCAGCGCGGCGAGCGTGTCCATACGACAGGAAGGGGACGCCCCGGTTAGAAACCTCGCCCTCCCGCGTCCCGGCTCCGTTCGCGCGCCGTGGGCCGTGGTACACGTACCCTCGGAAGTGTTATACGTAAACGGGGCGTACGAATGCTTGTAATGGCAAGCGGAAAAGTTGATTTCTTCAACGACACTGGCGGCTACGGATTCATCGAGACTGAGGACGAGGACGAGGACGTGTTCTTCCACATGGAAGACGTCGGCGGCCCGGACCTCGAAGAAGGCACTGAGGTCGAGTTCGAGATCGAGGACGCCCCCAAGGGCCCCCGCGCGAAGAACGTCACCCGCCTCTAAGGCGAGTTCTTCCGGACTTCTACTAACCGACTTTTCGAACGCCAGCGACGGCGTTCGCGTCTCGACTCGCGTCGAGACGACTGTTTTATACTCACTGGTGAGTGACGACGTTGTATGTCGAGCACGGTTCGTGGCGCCGTCGAACTGACGCGTCCCGGGAACGTCGTCGCCGCGGGCGTGCTGACGTTCGTCGGCGCGTTCGTCGCGGGCGGCGCGGCCGACTACCCCCTCCACACGGCGGCCGCCGTCGCGGCGACGATGCTCGCTATCGCGGCGGGGAACGCCATCAACGACTACTTCGACCGCGACATCGACGCCATCAATCAGCCCGACCGCCCGATCCCCCGGGGCGCGGTGTCGCCGCGGGGCGCGCTCGCGTTCAGCCTCGCGCTGTTCGGCGGCGCAATCGTGTGCGCGCTCGTCCTCCCCGTCCTCGCCATCGCCATCGCGGGCGTGAACCTCGTCGCGCTCCTCGTCTACACGGAGTACCTGAAGGGCCTCCCGGGCGCGGGGAACTTCGTCGTCGCCTACCTCGTCGGGAGCACGTTCCTCTTCGGCGCGGCCGCCGTCGGCGACGTGGCCGCCGGAGCCGTCCTGTGCGCGCTCGCCGCGCTCTCCACGTTCACGCGCGAGGTCGTGAAGGACGTGGAGGACATCGCGGGCGACCGCGAGGAAGGCCTGAACACGCTCCCGATAGCCGTCGGGGAGCGCCGCGCGCTCGTCGTCGCCGCGCTCTCGCTCGTCGTCGCCGTCCTCGCAAGCCCCCTCCCCTACCTCTGGGAGGTCTTCGGCGCGCCCTACCTCGCCGTCGTCGCCGTCGCCGACCTCGTGATGCTGTACGCCGCCTACGAGTCCTTCAGCGACCCGACACGCGGTCAGTTCCTCCTCAAGTACGGGATGTTCCTCGCCGTCGTCGCCTTCCTCGTCGGCCGCGCCGCCGCCCTCTGAACTTATCCCGCTCGCGCCCCACTTCTCTAGTATGCCCGTCGAGAGCGACGACGAACTCCGCGAGATACTCCAGGCAGAGACCATCGCCGTCGTCGGGTGTTCGAGCACGCCCGGCAAGGCCGCCCACGACATCCCGAAATACCTCGCAGACCACGGGTACGAGGTCATCCCGGTCAACCCCTACGCCGACGAAATCCTCGGCAAACCGGCCTACGACTCCCTCGACGACGTGGCGGAAGACATCGACCTCGTGGACGTGTTCCGCCCCGGCGACGAAGCTCCCGGAATCGTCGAGCGAGCGATCGCCCGCGACGACGTGACAACCGTCTGGCTCCAGCTCGACATCACCAGCGACGAGGCGGCCGAGATGGCGGAAGACGCCGGCCTCCGCTTCGTCCAGGACAAGTGCATGAAAGTCGAACACCGGCGGCTCCTCGGCTAGCGAACAAGCGATAAACGAGCGAAATCGGAGTTTTCCGGTCAGCCTTCCCACTCGGCGTAGGTTCCGTAGATGTCCTTGGAGAGGTAGCGCTCGCTGGAGTCGGGGAAGATGGTGGCGACGGTGTCGTGGGGGGCGTCAATGACGCCGTCGGCGATGTCGTCGGCGACCTGGCAGGCGGCGACGCTGGCCGCGCCGGCGCTGGACGCGACGAGGTGGCCTTCCTCGCTAGCGAGGCGTTTGAGTTCGTGGTGGGCGGCCTCGTCGGAGACCTGAATCACGTCGTCCACGAACTCGGGGTCGAACAGTTCGTTCGTCGCGGGGTTGTGCGTGCCGATGCCCTCGGTCTTGTACTCGTCCTCCTCGACGTGGTCGCCTTCGAGGCGCGCGTAGAGCGAGCCCTCGGGTTCGACGGCGACGACGTACGTGTCGGAGTTCTGGTCGCGGAGGTAGCGCGCGGTTCCCATGAGGGTGCCCGCGGTGCCGCAGCCGGCGACGATTGCGCCGACCTCGCCGTCGAGCGCGTCGTGAATCTCGGGGCCGGTCGTCTCGTAGTGCGCCTCCGCGTTCAATGGGTTGGAGAACTGCTGGGGGACGGCGGCGTTTTCGAGTTCGCCCGCGAGTTCGTGCGCGCGCTCGATGGCGCGCTCCATCCCGTCCTCGGTGGGCGTGTTGATGACCTCAGCGCCGAGCGCGCGCATCAACGTCTGTTTCTCCACGCTGAACCGCTCGGGCACGACGAACACCGCGTCCAGATCGAGCTGGCGGGCGGCGACCGCGAACCCGATACCGGTGTTCCCGGCCGTGGGTTCGATGACCGTGCCGCCGGGCGCGAGGTCGCCGCGTTCGAGCATCTGTTCGAGCATGTACTTCCCGATGCGGTCTTTCACGCTCGCGCCGGGATTGAACGACTCCAGTTTCGCGTACACGGGCGCCTCGTCGGGCGACTCGTGCACGCGAACCAGCGGTGTCTCCCCCACCGTGTCGAGAACCGAATCGAGGGGTTCGCGGTGCGTCGTCATCTACTCCCTCCTATCGCCGCGCGTTCTTTAGGCGTTGTCATCGCCGTCCGACTCGCCCGTATCCACGTCGAGTTCGGTGGCGATGGCGTCGAGGACTTCGCCCTGTCGCGCGACCTCGCGTTCGAGCGCCTCCACGCGTTCGTTCGTGTCGATGACGGTCTCCTGGGTCTGTTCGACGTCCTCGCGGATGGACTTGACGCGCGCCTGCAGCGAGTCGGCCACGTCCGCGAGCTTCTGCACCTTCTTCGCCGTTCCTCCGAGTCCCATACTCGCCCAAGCGAACGGGACGTTGAAGGGTCTTCCGCCACCAATCCGGGGGAGACGAAAGGCCCTTATGGGGGAGTCGACTATCGTGAACTGGACTAGGCCGGGCGGTTTGGCCCCGCCCCACCCACCCGCACTACGGTCATCAGCGGGGGCCGAACGCCGGGCGAGTCCGGGCTAACCCGCCCGGGCCCCGGAAGCCGACAGAGAAGCCTCGTCCTTCGGGGACGGCGGTCCGCGACGCGCGCCTGCAGGGGCGTCGTCGCCGCGGTTCGCCGATGGGACCCCGTCAGGCACGGAAGTGAGCAGCGGACCATCGGACGTTCGCCGCTCGAAGGGTCGCGGGGCGGAGGAGGCGACCGGGACTACCCGGGCGGGACGGCTCGGGCGACCCCGGCACGTCCACCATTCATACCGGATTTCGCGCTCGTAGCCAGTGCCTCGTTTAGAACCGCCGTTTTCCGCGTCGATGGTAGACGACCCAGTAGGCTATCGGCCAGCAGACCAGCATCGCGGCGAGGTTCACGGGGAGCGTGCTGGTCGAGTCGGGTGGCAGAACGAGCGCTGTGGCACCGGCCAGGACGGCGAATATCGCGCACGCGACGACGATGAATCGCTGGGACGCCTTCACGGTCGAACGTGGAAAGAGCGCGGAAAAAGTGTTACTCGTCGCCGAACCCGGCGATTTCGTCGCCCTGCACCTGGAGTTCGCCGTCGAGGGTGCGGGTCGGGTAGGGGATGTCGATGCCTTCCTCGTCGAAGCGCTCCTTCACGGCGGTGACGTACTCGCCGCGGGTCTTCACGAAGTCGGCGCGCGAGGGGTTCTGAATCCAGAACCGGCTCTTGAGGCCGACGTAGGAGTCGCCGAGTTCGGTGAGGCGGACGGTGACGCCGGGGTCGTCCATGATGCCGTCGTGTTTCTCGGCTTCCTCGACGATGATGTCCGTGGCTTTCTCGATGTCGTCGTCGTAGCCGATGCCGAAGAGGAACTGGAGGCGGAGTTTATTCTTCGCGACGGGGTTCTTGATGACGCCGTCGGTCAACTGGGAGTTCGGGACGGTGAGGAGTTCGTTGTCGAACGTGCGCACGCGAGTGACGCGGAGGCTGATGTCCTCCACGACGCCGGAGTACGTGCCGTTGTCCCACTCGATCCAGTCGTCGATGCGGAACGGCTTGTCCGTGTAGATGAAGACGCCGGCGACGAAGTTCTGGAGGACGTCCTGCATCGCGAGGCCGATGGCGAGCGTCGCGGCGGCGGCGATGGTCGCGAGGCTGGTGAGGAAGTTCCCGTAGCCCGCGAACCCGAACGCGACGCCGAACCCGACGAACACGATGACGATGCGCACGAGGCGCTTCAGGGGTTTCCGGGAGTGCGCGTCGAGGTCGCGGGCTTTGAGCGCGCGGTCGACGAGCGGGACGACGGTGAGGCGGCCGACGAGGTAGACCGCGAGGAAGGCCACCACGAAGTAGAGGAGTTGGGTGACGGCGAGCGCGTACTGGGGGATGGCGTCGTCGAGGAACGGGAGCGGTTCGACCATCAGTGGTACACCGCCGTGTTCCCGCGAGTCCTGACGAGGTCGGCGCTCGCGCGGTCAGCGAGGTCGTCGGCGAGTTCCTCGGTGTCGGTGCCGCCGCGCGACGAGCGGAGGAACTTCACCTTCACCACGTCGCGGGTGTCGAGCTGGTTTTTGAGTTCGTCCACGACCGACTCCACACCCTCCTTTCCGACCCACACCGTCACGTCGGCGTTGTGCGCCTTCGTCTTGAGTTCCTCTGTGGTCATGTCTACGCACCCGTTCGGGCGCGTCTTAAAAGAATCGTACGGCTCTCCCGGCACAGACCCGAACCTTTTTCGTTTAGGCTCGCCTAAACCAGCGTGATGGCTCCGCCACCGGCCACCACAGACCCGCCACGCCGCGCGGACGAACCGGACATCCCGCTCGTCACCGCGCGCACCGTGGGCGACGACCGAACCGTCTTCACCGAGGACGACAACACCGACGGCTGGATAGCCACCGACATCACCGTCGTCCCCCTCCGATAACTCCCGTCTCCCGACGGACGCACCGCCTCGTGCATGCCACGGTGCGTCCCTCATGCCACCACGCCCGTCAGTCGTACGGATACCGCGCGTGCGCCCCGCAGTCACACGTCACCACCACGTGCCCGTCCTGCGTGCGAACCCGCGCGTTCCGCCCCGGAATCAGGTAGGAATCACAGGAATCACAGGAAAAACGCTTGAGCTTCCGCGGGAGCGAGAGGCGGTGGCGCTCCGCGATGCGACGCGCCCGCCGCACGTACGTCCGCGCGCGCTCCGCGTCGCCCGCCGCGGCCGCCTCCTTCGCGAGCAGCCCCAGGCGCTCGATTCGCTCCGCCGCTATCTTCATCGCCCGATGCTCGGGGGCCGCCGCCGAAAACGGTTCCGGTGATTATGCATAGGAGCACACTATTCTATTCAAATTATTGACGGCGGGGGTGGGAATACAATTGAGAGTATTTTTAACAGTCTCCCATTCCGTCTCTCCTAATTAGACGGGGTTCCCCATCGATATGCGATAAGTTCGGTTTGGTCTCCCGCGAGGAGGTGGTCTCCTGTTGCGGCGACGGGTGATTGAATCTCACCGAATCGTTTTTCGACACCCGATTCGGCGTTGACTAACTGGTGCGCATACGTTCCGCCTTTACGGAGGTCAGCGACGAAATCGCCTCCAAGCCCAATGCGAGTTATTGCGCCTCCGTCATAGACTGTACTCCACCGGATATCCTCTCCGTGATGGGGAATCGAAATAATACTGTCCGCAGATTCAGACAAACTGTAGACGTTTAGTACGAGCGAAGAAGCCGTGACGATTGGATGCCACACTCGCCACTCGGTGATTTTCGGGTCGAGGCCTATCGTCCGTCTCAGTGTGCCATCGGCCGCATACGTCTGTACGCTCTTGTTCACTAATACGTGAATCCCGTACTCGGTGAGAACGGGTGGTATCCGCGTCGGGCCCATATCTACTGTCCATTCACGTTCTCCTGTCGCTGCATTAAGCGCGTCGAGTGTTCGGTCAGTTGTTGCCAGATAAACCGTATCAGTGCTCGCCGTTGGGATTCGAGATATCTCCGAGCGCGACCAGCTCTTTCGCAGGGTGGCCGAATCGTATCTCCGAACTGCCACCGTTCCACGGTCGCGACAGCTGAGAATACCGTTCTGCGTGCGGAGTATCGGCCCGACACCAGCGTCGTCGACCGTTCGCGTTGCAACGATGGCTCCCGACTGCGCGTCCAGTGCGTAGAGTACGCCTGTGTCACCCGTTCGCGGCGCGGCGTTGACGAACACGCGATTCGCGTCGGGGGCGACGAGCGGCGTGCCGATTCGGTTCGCGTCGAGTGGCGTCCGCCAGTTCCGCCGGCCGGTTTCGAGGTCGAGTGCTTCGATGTAGCTGGTTTCCCGGTACTCGGAATCCGGGCCGTACGCGACGTAGGCCGTGTCGGTCGTCATCACCGGGTCTTCCAGGGTACTCTCCCGGTCGCCGTACTTCGACCAGAGCGGCGTCGACTCCGGCCGGTTTCCTTTCACGGGCGCGGTGTACGTTCTGGCGGGGTCGCGGCCGTACATCCGCCAGCCGGGAACGGCGTCGCCCGTGCGCACTGGGGCCGGCTCCGTCGAACTCGCACAGCCCGCGGACGCCGCGACACCGGCTACGATTCCGGTCGTGAGGAACTCGCGCCGGTTCATACATTTTATACCATCATCTAGGTTAATAAAGGCGGTTGGCGTTTCCGAGTGACCAAGACTCCGGGGTCGGCCTTCCGTTCGCGCTCGCGAGTGAGGCGTTTCGGTGGGGTTTTTCGCCCGCCCCCGCGTTCTCGGTGTATGCGCGTCCTCAACTACCTCGAACTGGAAGACCGCCTCCGCGGCGGTATCGTCACCGCGACTCGCCAGCAGCGCGCGGCGCTCGCGGACACCGACGTCGAGGTCGTCACGACGCCCTGGCAGGGCGGCACGCCGTTCGCGGCGGGGAAAGCCCGACTCACGGGCGCGCCGTTCTTCCGCGAGTACGACGTGGCGCACTGCAACACCATCGGCCCGGGGTCGCTCGCGGTCGCGCGCCACGCGAAGCGCAACGACATCCCACTGATTCTGCACGCGCACACGACCGCCGAGGACTTCGCGGACTCCTTCCGCTTCTCGACGCAGGCCGCGCCCGCCCTCAAGCGCTACCTCAAGTGGTTCTACTCGCAGGCCGACCGCGTGCTCGTCCCGAGTCAGTACACGAAAGACCTCCTCGACTCCTATCCCGTGGACGCGCCCATCCAGACCATCACGAACGGCGTGGACGCCGCGAGTCTGGAGGGGTATGAGTCGTTCCGTGAGGAGACCCGGGAGCGCTTCGACATCGACGACCTCGTCGTGTTTTCGGTGGGTGAGGTCATCGAGCGCAAGGGCCTCACCACCTTTTGCCGGGTCGCCCAGGACACCGACTTCGACTTCGCGTGGTTCGGGCCCTACGAGTCCGGGCCGCAGGCGTCGAAGACGACGAAGCGCTGGGTCGAAGACCCGCCCGAGAACGTGACGTTCACGGGCTACATGGACGACAAGCGCGCGGCGTTCGGCGCGGGCGACATCTACATGTTCCCCGCGAAGGTCGAGAACCAGGGTATCGCCGTCCTCGAAGCGATGGCGTGCGGGAAACCGGTCGTCCTCCGCGACATCGACGTGTTCGACGAGTTCTTCACGGACGGCGAGGACTGCCTGAAAGCCGAGACGGACGCCGAGTTCGCGGACGCGCTCGAACGCCTCCGCGACGACCCAGACCTCCGCGAGCGCCTCGGCGAGGGCGCGCGCGACACCGCGGCCGAGCACAGCCTCGACGTGGTCGGCGACCGCCTCACGGACGTGTACCGCGAGGTCGCGGGGAAAGGAGACGCCCTATAAGGCGGGGGTGAGTACCGCCGCACAATGGTTCCACGGGTCGCCGCCTTCACGGACACCTACCTCCCGACGGTGAACGGCGTCACGTACACGATTCAGACGTGGCGCGACCGCTGGCGGCAGCGCGGCGGCCGGATGCCCGTCGTCTACCCCGGGTCGGACGAGTACGCGCCCGACGACGGCGAACACCCCGTTCGCAGCCTCCCGTTCCCGTTCTACGAGGGGTTCCGACTCGGAACGCCGACGATTCCGCGCGCGCTCGACGACGTGGACGTGGTGCACGCGCACACGCCGTTCGCGCTCGGCGTCGCGGGCTACCGGCTCGCCCGCCGGAACGACCTCCCGTTCGTCGCGCACTACCACACGCCGACGAGCGAGTACGCCGAGTACATCGTCCCCGACGCCGTCACGGGGTTCACGGAGCGCGCGAGCGAGCGCTGGGAGCGCGTCTTCCTCGACCGCGCCGACCTCGTGCTCACGCCAAGCGAGGAGACGAAACGCCACGTTGAAACCGAAATCGGCGTGGACACGCCCGTCGAAGCCCTCCCGAACGGCATCGACCTCCAGCAGTTCCGACCGACCGACCCCGCCGAGTTCCGGGAGCGTTTCGACCTCCCGGACGGCCCGCTCGTCGGGTACACGGGCCGGCACGGCTACGAGAAACGCCTCCGCGACCTCGTG from Salarchaeum japonicum carries:
- a CDS encoding mechanosensitive ion channel family protein; its protein translation is MMVEPLPFLDDAIPQYALAVTQLLYFVVAFLAVYLVGRLTVVPLVDRALKARDLDAHSRKPLKRLVRIVIVFVGFGVAFGFAGYGNFLTSLATIAAAATLAIGLAMQDVLQNFVAGVFIYTDKPFRIDDWIEWDNGTYSGVVEDISLRVTRVRTFDNELLTVPNSQLTDGVIKNPVAKNKLRLQFLFGIGYDDDIEKATDIIVEEAEKHDGIMDDPGVTVRLTELGDSYVGLKSRFWIQNPSRADFVKTRGEYVTAVKERFDEEGIDIPYPTRTLDGELQVQGDEIAGFGDE
- a CDS encoding YhbY family RNA-binding protein — protein: MTTEELKTKAHNADVTVWVGKEGVESVVDELKNQLDTRDVVKVKFLRSSRGGTDTEELADDLADRASADLVRTRGNTAVYH
- a CDS encoding ribonuclease P protein component 4, translating into MKIAAERIERLGLLAKEAAAAGDAERARTYVRRARRIAERHRLSLPRKLKRFSCDSCDSYLIPGRNARVRTQDGHVVVTCDCGAHARYPYD
- a CDS encoding outer membrane protein assembly factor BamB family protein; protein product: MNRREFLTTGIVAGVAASAGCASSTEPAPVRTGDAVPGWRMYGRDPARTYTAPVKGNRPESTPLWSKYGDRESTLEDPVMTTDTAYVAYGPDSEYRETSYIEALDLETGRRNWRTPLDANRIGTPLVAPDANRVFVNAAPRTGDTGVLYALDAQSGAIVATRTVDDAGVGPILRTQNGILSCRDRGTVAVRRYDSATLRKSWSRSEISRIPTASTDTVYLATTDRTLDALNAATGEREWTVDMGPTRIPPVLTEYGIHVLVNKSVQTYAADGTLRRTIGLDPKITEWRVWHPIVTASSLVLNVYSLSESADSIISIPHHGEDIRWSTVYDGGAITRIGLGGDFVADLRKGGTYAHQLVNAESGVEKRFGEIQSPVAATGDHLLAGDQTELIAYRWGTPSN
- a CDS encoding glycosyltransferase family 4 protein is translated as MRVLNYLELEDRLRGGIVTATRQQRAALADTDVEVVTTPWQGGTPFAAGKARLTGAPFFREYDVAHCNTIGPGSLAVARHAKRNDIPLILHAHTTAEDFADSFRFSTQAAPALKRYLKWFYSQADRVLVPSQYTKDLLDSYPVDAPIQTITNGVDAASLEGYESFREETRERFDIDDLVVFSVGEVIERKGLTTFCRVAQDTDFDFAWFGPYESGPQASKTTKRWVEDPPENVTFTGYMDDKRAAFGAGDIYMFPAKVENQGIAVLEAMACGKPVVLRDIDVFDEFFTDGEDCLKAETDAEFADALERLRDDPDLRERLGEGARDTAAEHSLDVVGDRLTDVYREVAGKGDAL
- a CDS encoding glycosyltransferase; this encodes MVPRVAAFTDTYLPTVNGVTYTIQTWRDRWRQRGGRMPVVYPGSDEYAPDDGEHPVRSLPFPFYEGFRLGTPTIPRALDDVDVVHAHTPFALGVAGYRLARRNDLPFVAHYHTPTSEYAEYIVPDAVTGFTERASERWERVFLDRADLVLTPSEETKRHVETEIGVDTPVEALPNGIDLQQFRPTDPAEFRERFDLPDGPLVGYTGRHGYEKRLRDLVDAAAEVDATLVFGGDGPARSDLEARARENGVDARFLGFLDRADLPAFYSSLDVFAFPSPVETQGLVALEANACGTPVVAADAGALAETVVDGETGYHYPPGDTASFAHAIERALADRDRLAETCLEHRERVGVEKAVDRLEAVYERL